The following coding sequences lie in one Mucilaginibacter sp. KACC 22773 genomic window:
- a CDS encoding metallophosphoesterase family protein has protein sequence MIISPKYTTPVFKKDQPDDTYKFLPPPPPSGKYPYHLNVNDILPGINDNRMLFHVVGDTGGFRDPDFQKRVPDAMAAQYQTSAAANKPSFLYHLGDVVYSHGEEKYYKSQFFDPYNNYPGPVFAIAGNHDSDINPNADKPYQSLNAFAAVFCDTQQRAIPFAGDSPRKSMVQPNIYWTLDTPLATIIGLHSNVPKYGVITPEQREWFLQELKSSVQNHPEKALLVCIHHAPYSADVNHGSSLPMIEFLEGAFTETNVWPDMVFSGHVHNYQRISKRYRNGITVPYIVAGAGGFDELHPVATTDDERFSAESEVLNGAKLEFSCDTRHGFVNVALERTDNGLILVMEYWAVKDKEAILIDAYNKLVPLQQPAK, from the coding sequence ATGATAATATCCCCTAAATATACCACCCCCGTTTTTAAAAAAGATCAGCCCGACGATACCTATAAGTTTTTGCCGCCTCCCCCGCCGTCGGGAAAGTACCCCTACCATTTAAATGTTAACGACATATTGCCCGGTATAAACGATAACCGCATGTTATTTCATGTAGTGGGCGATACCGGTGGCTTTCGCGATCCGGATTTTCAGAAAAGGGTGCCCGATGCCATGGCCGCCCAGTATCAAACTTCGGCGGCGGCAAACAAACCTTCGTTCCTGTATCACCTGGGCGATGTAGTGTATAGCCATGGCGAAGAAAAATATTACAAAAGCCAGTTTTTTGATCCCTATAACAATTACCCCGGCCCTGTATTTGCCATAGCCGGCAATCACGACAGCGACATAAACCCCAATGCCGATAAGCCATACCAAAGTTTGAATGCCTTTGCTGCTGTTTTTTGCGATACCCAACAACGGGCAATACCATTTGCCGGCGACAGCCCGCGCAAAAGCATGGTGCAGCCCAATATTTACTGGACGTTGGATACACCGCTTGCCACCATCATTGGCTTGCACAGTAATGTGCCCAAATATGGCGTAATTACGCCAGAGCAGCGGGAGTGGTTCCTGCAGGAATTAAAGTCATCTGTACAAAACCACCCGGAAAAGGCATTGCTGGTTTGTATCCATCATGCACCATACTCTGCAGATGTTAATCATGGCTCCAGCTTACCCATGATCGAATTCCTGGAGGGCGCATTTACCGAAACCAACGTTTGGCCCGATATGGTTTTTAGCGGGCACGTACATAATTACCAGCGTATCAGCAAGCGTTATCGTAATGGCATTACCGTGCCGTACATCGTAGCCGGCGCAGGTGGTTTTGATGAGCTGCACCCGGTAGCGACTACCGATGACGAGCGTTTTAGCGCCGAAAGCGAAGTTCTGAATGGAGCCAAACTTGAGTTTTCATGCGACACCCGGCATGGTTTTGTCAACGTAGCATTGGAGCGCACCGACAATGGGTTAATCCTGGTTATGGAATATTGGGCTGTAAAGGATAAAGAGGCAATTCTTATAGATGCCTATAATAAACTTGTGCCGTTGCAGCAGCCTGCAAAGTAA
- a CDS encoding Kelch repeat-containing protein, with the protein MEKRTSYSVFKQERPTFNDELTIAFQLALWDNSHLGYVLNLADSKNNSYSLSYIYLNGTPYLNFNIDSKSNKITIPLSAAQLSKRTWTAIKIKLDLRGDKATVWVNGKPYGASGFSFTGSISPVITFGKNPRYSDVPNMAIRNLEVGDASQTYSFPLDEWEGQNVHSSNGDGIGFVENPVWLINESYFWKPRLSKSVNEVVGLNFNQQKQSMVLFGSKSVTQYNVRNDEESSSPYQNPLPMPLLLGKSIVSPRQNKLYVYEVNNGLGRPSGLVSLDLSGLKWEVKGNAALPSQRHHHNVFYDKDYHDLYLFGGYGSFRYYNDFFKFDTLKQVWQPVVFTGDHIDPRFFSACSTADANNDVYIFGGIGNQSGSQVVGGMHFYDLYRVNLSNRTIKKLWEIKPDEEAFVPANNLVPSKDGKYFYVLCYPHERPKTSLKLYKYSIQDGSYEVVSGEIAVTSERIETDVNLFFNSDANEFYCTTQEFTSPVKSGIKIYSLAFPPVSYAAYLKSKQAKSATTSLYSYVAGLAAILLVAGAAFIYLKRKKAKPVQDTADLTQDESALEIIGNKVNAVYLLGAFTVYDKNGKDITYLFSPKIKQLFILILLNSRDKNGVTSRRISTTLWADKDVAKTKNIRGVTLNHLRSILADLDGIELAYINDTYSFTVSDDFFCDYFEVQASLKSSRGPAALEVPHFDLIARGGLLPAMPDVWLDDFKEEYEETLMPALQPVIKKTYDEGQFKKALEISRLILNIDPFSDAGIKYKLKAIRRTRGIEHARRTYDDFVAEYKRSLGIDYPIPFDKICGK; encoded by the coding sequence ATGGAAAAACGGACGTCCTATTCCGTTTTTAAACAGGAAAGGCCCACATTTAATGATGAATTAACCATCGCCTTTCAACTGGCTTTATGGGATAATTCGCACCTGGGCTATGTTTTAAACCTTGCCGATAGTAAAAACAATTCCTATAGCCTCAGTTATATTTATTTGAACGGCACCCCTTACTTAAATTTCAATATCGACAGTAAGAGCAATAAGATCACCATTCCGCTGAGCGCTGCCCAGCTATCAAAAAGGACATGGACAGCCATCAAAATCAAGCTGGACCTGCGTGGGGATAAAGCAACAGTGTGGGTTAACGGTAAACCGTATGGCGCTTCGGGCTTTAGTTTCACCGGCAGCATCAGCCCGGTAATTACCTTTGGCAAAAACCCGCGTTACTCCGATGTGCCCAATATGGCCATTCGCAACCTGGAAGTTGGCGATGCTTCTCAAACTTATTCGTTCCCGTTAGATGAATGGGAAGGCCAAAACGTGCACAGCAGCAATGGTGATGGGATTGGTTTTGTGGAAAACCCGGTTTGGCTTATTAATGAATCGTACTTCTGGAAGCCGCGGTTGTCAAAAAGCGTTAACGAGGTTGTGGGGCTAAACTTTAATCAGCAAAAACAAAGCATGGTGCTGTTTGGCAGCAAATCGGTAACGCAATATAATGTAAGGAATGATGAGGAATCATCCAGCCCTTATCAAAACCCCCTGCCTATGCCCTTGTTATTGGGCAAAAGTATTGTTAGCCCCAGGCAAAATAAACTGTATGTATACGAGGTCAATAACGGTCTCGGCCGCCCCTCCGGCCTGGTATCGCTTGATCTTTCGGGTTTAAAATGGGAGGTTAAGGGGAACGCTGCCCTGCCATCGCAACGGCATCACCACAATGTGTTTTATGATAAAGATTACCATGATCTTTATTTATTTGGCGGCTACGGCTCGTTCCGGTACTATAATGATTTTTTTAAGTTTGATACCCTGAAACAGGTTTGGCAGCCTGTGGTTTTTACCGGCGACCATATCGATCCGCGGTTTTTTTCGGCCTGCAGTACTGCCGACGCGAATAACGACGTGTATATATTTGGCGGCATCGGTAATCAATCGGGTAGCCAGGTTGTAGGTGGTATGCACTTTTATGATTTGTACCGGGTTAACCTAAGCAACCGCACCATCAAAAAACTATGGGAAATTAAGCCTGATGAAGAGGCTTTTGTACCGGCCAATAACCTTGTACCATCAAAGGATGGAAAATATTTTTATGTGTTATGTTACCCGCACGAGCGGCCTAAAACCAGCCTGAAGCTTTATAAGTATTCGATACAAGATGGATCATACGAGGTTGTAAGCGGCGAGATTGCGGTAACATCCGAACGGATTGAAACCGATGTTAACCTGTTTTTTAACAGCGACGCTAACGAATTTTATTGTACTACGCAGGAGTTTACTTCGCCTGTAAAATCGGGTATCAAAATTTACTCGCTGGCATTTCCCCCGGTAAGTTATGCCGCTTATTTAAAATCAAAACAGGCTAAAAGCGCAACAACCAGTTTGTATAGCTACGTTGCAGGGCTGGCGGCGATACTACTTGTAGCTGGTGCTGCATTCATCTACCTGAAAAGAAAAAAAGCCAAACCGGTGCAGGATACTGCTGATTTAACCCAGGATGAAAGCGCCTTGGAAATTATCGGCAACAAGGTTAATGCGGTTTATTTGCTGGGCGCATTTACGGTTTATGATAAAAACGGCAAGGATATTACCTACCTGTTTAGCCCTAAAATTAAACAACTATTTATTCTGATTTTACTGAACAGCCGCGATAAAAATGGTGTAACCTCCAGGCGTATTTCCACCACCCTTTGGGCCGATAAAGATGTAGCCAAAACAAAAAACATCCGGGGCGTTACCTTAAATCACCTGAGAAGCATTCTTGCCGACCTGGACGGAATTGAGCTGGCCTATATCAACGACACCTATAGCTTCACTGTTTCGGACGACTTTTTTTGTGATTATTTTGAGGTGCAGGCCAGCCTTAAAAGTAGCCGGGGGCCAGCTGCATTGGAGGTCCCTCATTTTGATTTGATTGCGCGCGGCGGCCTGCTGCCGGCTATGCCCGATGTTTGGCTGGATGATTTTAAAGAGGAATATGAAGAGACTTTAATGCCGGCTTTGCAGCCTGTAATAAAAAAAACCTATGATGAGGGACAGTTTAAAAAGGCGCTGGAGATAAGCCGGCTGATTTTAAATATCGACCCGTTTAGCGATGCCGGCATTAAATATAAACTGAAAGCCATCAGGCGCACCAGGGGTATTGAACACGCCCGCCGCACCTATGATGATTTTGTAGCCGAATATAAAAGATCACTGGGAATTGATTACCCTATCCCATTTGATAAAATTTGCGGGAAATAG
- a CDS encoding DEAD/DEAH box helicase family protein, with product MKEFPADIKFSYGWRAYQQRVLDGLDEYLKDGHLHVIAPPGSGKTVLGLEVAIRINQPTLILTPTIAIRNQWIQRFCEMFLQQEQTPGWVSHDIRKPGFLTVITYQGLHAACNDLKTAEPESESEEEVDEHEPVTSANHNLDNIVNGLKEQQVKTIVVDEAHHLKNEWWHTLDKVKKAIDPMIIGLTATPPYDVSATEWQRYLELNGPINIEISVPELIIEGDLCPHQDYVYLSLPADDEIKGIAAFRQGIEELFAEIKVDETLINAIENHPAWQNPQGSLDWIYTNLSYYSASLIFLNANGRVISKDHLDIIDNKKLKIPVFDNSWMEVLLDFYLYRDKEIFKIFAAHQKIIEGKLHRYGAIEKRQISFSQNKKVTGALTSSISKLDSIQHIVNFEYQQLGHNLRMVVLTDYIRKDFYINADINELELNKIGVMTIFEKLRRQNAAGIKIGVLTGSLVIVPYSAYQVFREKVRHYGLGEINCERVPFASDYVLVEQSEQLKNDIVNLITQIFQSGEIEVLIGTKSLLGEGWDAPAINSLVLASFVGSFVLSNQMRGRAIRTQKGNLGKTGNIWHLCCIDPTTATAGEDFDMLKRRFKSFVGISFKDGGGIENGVGRLNIPPGIKQPDDVEQQNKRAFTYAADRESLQAKWHAALENGVTLIEEIKIPFESDREYSAIKTMYLNKTIANLLAALGFGMLDYLSAILQSLGRAGRLLSSREGISIYLVIIAITGFLFFGRLAFKALRLFIKYRDISKDVEQIANALLSAMVHMEVVKTDRAKLRVDSSVDRFGNVYCFLDGGTTYEHSAFINMLHEIVGLIDNPRYVIVRRNMFLFFVKQKDYHAVPELIGRTKASANYFMEQWQKNVGYCDLVFTRSLEGHQLLLASRMNSLSAQFDDSTERVSKWR from the coding sequence TTGAAAGAGTTTCCTGCTGATATCAAATTTTCATACGGTTGGAGGGCATATCAGCAACGCGTGCTTGATGGACTGGACGAGTATTTAAAAGACGGTCATTTACACGTTATAGCACCACCGGGTTCGGGCAAAACAGTTTTAGGGCTGGAAGTTGCCATCAGGATTAACCAGCCTACGCTGATTTTAACACCAACCATCGCCATCAGGAACCAATGGATACAGCGGTTTTGCGAAATGTTTTTACAACAGGAGCAAACGCCTGGCTGGGTTTCGCACGATATCCGGAAGCCGGGTTTCCTTACCGTGATAACCTACCAGGGGCTGCATGCGGCCTGCAACGATCTGAAAACTGCCGAACCGGAAAGCGAGAGCGAAGAAGAAGTTGACGAACACGAACCCGTAACATCGGCCAACCATAACCTCGACAATATTGTAAACGGTTTAAAGGAGCAACAGGTAAAAACCATTGTGGTTGACGAAGCGCACCATTTAAAAAATGAATGGTGGCATACGCTTGATAAGGTTAAAAAAGCGATAGATCCCATGATTATAGGATTAACCGCTACGCCGCCCTATGATGTATCGGCAACAGAATGGCAGCGTTACCTGGAATTAAACGGGCCGATCAATATTGAAATTTCGGTGCCGGAGTTAATTATTGAAGGCGATTTGTGCCCGCACCAGGACTATGTGTACCTATCATTACCCGCCGATGATGAAATTAAAGGGATAGCCGCGTTCAGGCAGGGCATTGAAGAGCTTTTTGCAGAGATTAAAGTCGACGAAACCTTAATCAATGCCATTGAAAATCATCCGGCCTGGCAAAACCCGCAGGGGAGTTTAGATTGGATTTACACCAATCTGTCTTACTATTCCGCTTCGCTCATTTTTTTAAATGCCAACGGAAGGGTCATATCAAAAGATCATCTTGACATTATAGATAACAAAAAACTGAAAATCCCGGTTTTTGATAACAGTTGGATGGAGGTTTTGCTGGATTTTTACCTGTACCGGGATAAGGAAATTTTTAAAATTTTTGCCGCCCATCAAAAAATTATTGAGGGTAAATTGCACCGGTATGGGGCAATAGAAAAACGGCAGATCAGCTTTTCGCAAAACAAAAAAGTGACCGGGGCTTTAACGTCCAGTATCAGCAAATTAGATAGCATACAACATATTGTCAATTTTGAATACCAGCAACTGGGCCACAACCTGCGGATGGTAGTATTGACAGATTATATCCGCAAAGATTTCTACATCAATGCTGATATTAACGAACTTGAGCTGAACAAAATTGGCGTGATGACCATTTTTGAAAAACTAAGGCGCCAAAATGCTGCCGGTATCAAAATTGGCGTGTTAACGGGCTCGCTGGTTATCGTCCCGTATTCGGCCTACCAGGTGTTCCGGGAAAAAGTGAGGCATTATGGATTAGGCGAAATTAATTGCGAAAGGGTGCCATTTGCAAGTGATTATGTTTTAGTTGAACAGAGCGAGCAGTTAAAAAACGATATTGTTAATCTTATTACTCAGATTTTTCAATCGGGCGAAATAGAGGTGCTGATCGGTACAAAATCGCTTTTGGGCGAAGGATGGGATGCACCGGCAATTAACTCGCTGGTGCTGGCCAGTTTTGTTGGCTCGTTTGTGCTGTCTAACCAAATGCGTGGCCGTGCCATTCGTACGCAAAAAGGTAACCTGGGCAAAACGGGCAACATCTGGCACTTATGCTGTATCGATCCAACCACCGCTACCGCCGGCGAAGATTTTGATATGCTTAAGCGCAGGTTTAAAAGCTTTGTTGGCATCTCTTTTAAAGATGGCGGCGGTATCGAAAACGGTGTAGGCCGGTTAAATATCCCGCCTGGTATAAAACAGCCGGATGATGTTGAACAGCAGAACAAAAGAGCATTTACTTACGCGGCCGACAGGGAATCCCTTCAAGCTAAATGGCATGCAGCACTGGAAAATGGCGTCACGTTAATTGAAGAGATCAAGATCCCTTTTGAAAGCGACCGTGAATACAGCGCGATTAAAACCATGTACCTTAATAAAACCATTGCCAACCTGCTTGCCGCACTTGGTTTTGGTATGCTCGATTATTTATCTGCCATATTGCAAAGCCTGGGCAGGGCTGGAAGGTTACTATCGTCGCGTGAGGGAATTTCTATCTACCTTGTTATCATTGCAATAACCGGCTTTCTTTTTTTTGGCCGCCTGGCATTTAAAGCTTTGCGGCTTTTTATTAAATACCGCGATATATCAAAGGATGTTGAGCAAATAGCCAATGCATTATTAAGCGCTATGGTACACATGGAGGTTGTTAAAACAGACCGCGCCAAACTTAGGGTAGATTCATCGGTTGACCGGTTTGGCAACGTTTATTGCTTTTTGGACGGCGGCACAACATATGAGCACTCTGCTTTTATTAATATGTTGCATGAAATAGTCGGGCTTATAGATAACCCTCGGTACGTTATCGTGAGAAGGAATATGTTTTTATTTTTTGTAAAGCAAAAAGATTACCACGCCGTACCCGAATTAATTGGTAGAACGAAAGCATCTGCCAATTATTTTATGGAACAATGGCAAAAAAATGTTGGCTATTGCGATCTTGTCTTTACACGTAGCCTGGAGGGGCATCAGTTACTGTTAGCATCGCGGATGAATTCTTTATCGGCTCAGTTTGATGATAGTACAGAGCGGGTTAGTAAATGGAGGTAA
- a CDS encoding universal stress protein, whose translation MKQILVASDFSKSAANAMAYAMELAAVLNRDICVIHAIHPTEGINNSTYNAIFIEDYYNNKREALKEWAAEFTRQEAYASVKVGTLCDVGFLKNVIARYVDENPVELLVMGITGSTGIAGIVGSNASMIVSKLKTPTLIIPLESKFSRVPVITLATDFETRLSAEDVNALNEMVQAFASAKMQVLYVADKPDDKHIKTGEAKLSSLIKNAELDFNYINNSSAINGIVDFVQTHKTDILCLVKHHHNIVYRLFTRSTVNQVMNKSVKAILVLHE comes from the coding sequence ATGAAACAGATTCTTGTTGCTTCCGATTTTTCAAAAAGCGCAGCCAATGCAATGGCTTACGCTATGGAGCTGGCCGCGGTATTAAACCGTGATATTTGCGTAATACATGCCATACACCCTACCGAAGGCATTAACAACAGCACTTACAACGCTATTTTTATTGAAGATTACTATAACAACAAAAGGGAGGCCTTGAAGGAGTGGGCGGCCGAATTTACCCGGCAGGAAGCTTATGCTTCGGTTAAGGTTGGTACACTTTGCGATGTGGGTTTTTTGAAAAATGTAATAGCCCGTTATGTTGATGAAAACCCGGTAGAACTTTTGGTAATGGGGATAACAGGCTCAACAGGTATTGCGGGTATTGTGGGTAGTAATGCAAGCATGATAGTAAGCAAGTTGAAAACGCCCACCTTAATCATCCCACTGGAAAGCAAGTTCTCCAGGGTGCCCGTAATTACGCTGGCCACAGATTTTGAAACCCGCCTGTCTGCCGAAGATGTAAACGCTTTGAACGAAATGGTGCAGGCATTTGCATCCGCTAAAATGCAGGTGTTGTATGTAGCCGATAAGCCCGACGATAAACATATCAAAACGGGGGAGGCCAAATTAAGCAGCCTAATAAAAAATGCCGAACTTGATTTTAACTATATTAACAACAGCAGCGCCATAAACGGCATTGTTGATTTTGTACAAACGCACAAAACCGACATCCTTTGCCTGGTTAAACATCATCATAACATCGTTTACCGGCTATTTACCCGAAGTACGGTAAACCAGGTAATGAACAAATCAGTGAAAGCTATCCTGGTACTGCATGAATAA